A portion of the uncultured Draconibacterium sp. genome contains these proteins:
- a CDS encoding glycoside hydrolase family 16 protein, whose protein sequence is MKNLIIISIAFLFASCKINNGKQTASQVENQDEWTLVWSDEFDGDSIDANNWNFALWKAGRVNNEWQQYVKDTACYSLDDGFLSIRAKKTGENKKGGYTATRLNSKGKQEFKYGRIEFRAKMPASEGKGTWPALWMLGSNHDEVHWPKCGEIDVMEYVGFQADTTHNNIHTQFQYGTTDYHGTVPTATAEEEFHNYGIVWTKDSIQFYLDTPDNVTNIYAPERKTADNWPFDQPFYLIMNFAVGGVWGGKMGVDETIFPQEMVVDYIRVYQRTSVDSAKE, encoded by the coding sequence ATGAAGAATTTAATAATAATAAGTATAGCCTTTCTTTTTGCAAGTTGTAAAATCAATAACGGAAAACAAACTGCCAGCCAGGTGGAGAATCAAGATGAATGGACACTGGTTTGGAGTGATGAGTTTGATGGCGACAGTATTGATGCTAACAACTGGAACTTTGCTTTGTGGAAGGCCGGACGAGTAAATAACGAATGGCAACAGTATGTTAAGGACACTGCTTGTTACTCGCTCGATGACGGTTTCTTATCGATTAGGGCAAAAAAAACAGGCGAAAATAAAAAAGGAGGATATACCGCAACACGTTTAAACTCAAAAGGAAAACAAGAGTTTAAGTATGGTAGAATTGAGTTTCGAGCAAAAATGCCTGCTTCAGAGGGTAAAGGAACCTGGCCTGCATTGTGGATGTTGGGATCGAATCATGACGAGGTTCACTGGCCAAAATGCGGAGAGATTGATGTTATGGAATATGTAGGGTTTCAGGCAGATACAACACATAATAATATTCATACACAATTTCAATACGGAACTACCGATTACCATGGAACAGTACCCACGGCTACAGCCGAAGAAGAATTCCATAACTATGGTATTGTGTGGACTAAGGATAGTATACAGTTTTACCTCGACACGCCGGATAATGTGACAAATATTTATGCTCCGGAGCGAAAAACAGCTGACAACTGGCCTTTTGATCAACCCTTTTACCTGATAATGAACTTTGCCGTTGGCGGAGTGTGGGGTGGAAAAATGGGCGTTGATGAAACTATTTTTCCACAAGAAATGGTGGTGGACTACATAAGGGTTTATCAGCGTACATCTGTAGATTCTGCTAAAGAATAA
- a CDS encoding coagulation factor 5/8 type domain-containing protein — MIKYLFLIILFNTGATLVFSYEKNALSPSIMKYASKYNNSILGKRVFLFDPAMNMDEIQNLLDTLHVHQTDKESEFTNNRFALLFKPGKYNLDIKVGYYMQVLGLGKSPEDVVINGSVRSLSRHGHMLTNFWRGAENLTIVPSEDSTNTWGVSQAAPLRRIHVKGNLNLTDKGYASGGFMANCKIDGVVKSGAQQQWFTRNTEMGSWKGGVWNMMFLGVENAPKGDWPEYPYTVLETTPEIREKPFWIATDKTFQLKLPGLKVNARNYNWNNKCEDDSLISIDEFYIANPNSDNATSLNAALGAGKNILFTPGIYSLTESLKVNRERAILYGLGLATLIPVEGNMAIEVADVDGVTLAGLIIDTAEKTSPTLVQVGPPNTNLNHANNPTFLYDLFFRVGGAHIGRALNCLEINSNNVYADHLWLWRADHGKGVGWNINTCPNGLIVNGNDVTVYGLFNEHFQEYQTIWNGENGRVYFYQCEMPYDPPKAEEWKHGDTCGYAAYKVADDVKQHQAWGLGIYNVFFDAPIIVDQAIETPTGVEKSFHHKVIVWLNGNKGSKVKSIINGKGNEVNSSNKRATMK, encoded by the coding sequence TTGATAAAATATTTATTCTTAATAATACTCTTTAATACGGGGGCCACACTTGTTTTCTCGTATGAAAAAAATGCACTATCGCCATCCATAATGAAATATGCTTCAAAGTACAATAATTCAATTTTAGGTAAGCGTGTATTTCTATTTGATCCGGCGATGAATATGGATGAAATTCAGAATTTACTTGATACACTTCATGTTCACCAAACCGATAAAGAAAGCGAGTTTACCAATAATCGTTTTGCATTGCTTTTTAAACCCGGCAAGTATAATTTGGACATAAAGGTAGGCTATTACATGCAGGTGCTGGGCTTGGGCAAATCACCTGAAGATGTAGTGATTAATGGATCAGTAAGATCGCTTTCGCGCCACGGCCATATGTTAACCAACTTTTGGAGAGGGGCAGAAAACCTAACGATAGTTCCTTCTGAAGATTCTACCAATACCTGGGGCGTGTCGCAAGCTGCACCTTTGCGCCGTATACATGTAAAAGGCAATTTAAACTTAACCGATAAAGGCTATGCCAGTGGTGGTTTTATGGCAAATTGCAAAATTGACGGAGTAGTAAAATCCGGAGCGCAACAACAGTGGTTTACTCGAAACACTGAAATGGGCTCATGGAAAGGAGGGGTGTGGAACATGATGTTTTTAGGTGTTGAAAATGCACCAAAAGGAGACTGGCCCGAGTATCCTTATACCGTATTGGAAACAACGCCCGAAATAAGAGAGAAGCCATTTTGGATCGCCACGGATAAAACATTTCAATTAAAATTGCCAGGGTTAAAAGTTAATGCAAGAAATTACAACTGGAATAACAAGTGTGAAGATGATTCATTAATATCGATTGATGAATTTTATATTGCCAATCCAAATTCAGATAATGCTACCAGTTTAAATGCTGCCCTCGGAGCGGGAAAAAATATTCTATTCACTCCCGGTATCTATTCCTTAACAGAAAGCTTAAAAGTGAACAGGGAACGAGCTATTTTGTATGGCCTAGGGCTGGCAACACTTATTCCAGTGGAAGGAAATATGGCCATTGAGGTAGCAGATGTTGATGGTGTTACTCTTGCTGGCTTAATTATCGATACTGCCGAAAAAACTTCCCCAACGCTGGTGCAAGTCGGTCCACCAAATACAAATCTTAACCATGCTAATAATCCAACATTTTTATACGACTTATTTTTCAGAGTGGGAGGTGCACATATTGGAAGAGCATTAAATTGCCTGGAGATAAACAGCAACAATGTTTATGCCGATCATTTGTGGCTTTGGAGAGCAGATCATGGTAAGGGTGTAGGTTGGAATATAAACACTTGTCCAAATGGTTTAATTGTAAATGGCAACGATGTTACTGTTTATGGGCTGTTTAACGAGCATTTTCAAGAATATCAAACAATATGGAACGGCGAAAACGGCAGGGTTTATTTTTACCAATGCGAGATGCCTTACGACCCGCCTAAAGCCGAAGAATGGAAACACGGCGATACCTGCGGATATGCCGCATATAAAGTAGCCGATGATGTGAAACAACATCAGGCATGGGGACTGGGTATATACAATGTGTTCTTTGATGCTCCTATCATTGTTGATCAGGCCATTGAAACACCTACTGGTGTGGAAAAAAGTTTTCACCATAAGGTAATTGTTTGGTTAAATGGAAACAAGGGAAGTAAGGTAAAAAGTATTATAAACGGAAAAGGAAACGAAGTTAATAGCTCAAACAAAAGGGCTACAATGAAATAA
- a CDS encoding SusD/RagB family nutrient-binding outer membrane lipoprotein: protein MKKLIYIMMTVVLAVTASCDKFEEINTDPNATNEVSPSLLATQVLKDTYRFWNVNAADFLSGNLYNKHLVQTNNENPGQYYWAYWPWGSFNNYLRLTDLHYMAKFAEGSSYEPSYKGLELFMKAWYGFQMTLDMGDVPYSEAGKGEGEGNFTPVYDKQADVFKYILEDLKQAEIYFAEGQSFDGDIMFNGDASKWQKLCNAMQLKVIQTMSKKVTADQKARFAAIVNGGALMTGNDDNFTLEYSTNSNAIHPFYNNGTEFKNYASLSKLTVDALKMFNDRRLFYFADPAQVKLDEGLSESDYDAYVGGLSSLPNTELQPKGLAGEFSNVNVRYTLYMDNDPMLIFTYSEQCFIIAEAIEEGWLSGDAKTYYEKGVKAQLEHYMNLPHTAEHVHGMAIDEDYITNYFTGEAAYKTGGSKQDRLEQIWMQRWLIDFFQGNGGNYPQFLRTGHPEYPLDPGTSLNADNKSVYPKRWYYPTSEQSTNEENYLKAINDQFGGNDATNQVPWYLK from the coding sequence ATGAAAAAGCTAATATATATAATGATGACGGTAGTGCTTGCAGTTACTGCATCATGCGATAAATTTGAAGAAATAAATACCGATCCGAACGCAACAAATGAAGTCTCTCCAAGTCTGTTGGCTACGCAGGTGCTAAAAGATACCTATCGATTCTGGAATGTGAATGCGGCCGACTTTTTATCAGGAAACCTTTATAACAAACACCTTGTACAAACAAATAATGAAAATCCTGGGCAGTACTATTGGGCATATTGGCCATGGGGTAGTTTTAATAACTATTTGCGTTTAACCGACCTTCATTATATGGCTAAGTTTGCCGAAGGTAGCTCATATGAACCTTCATACAAAGGATTAGAACTGTTTATGAAAGCCTGGTATGGTTTTCAAATGACTTTAGACATGGGAGATGTTCCTTATTCTGAAGCAGGAAAAGGAGAAGGCGAAGGTAATTTTACTCCGGTATACGATAAGCAGGCTGATGTATTTAAATACATTCTTGAGGACCTGAAACAAGCCGAAATATATTTTGCAGAAGGGCAGAGTTTTGATGGCGATATCATGTTTAATGGTGATGCTTCGAAATGGCAAAAGTTATGCAACGCAATGCAGCTGAAAGTTATTCAAACCATGAGTAAAAAAGTCACTGCCGATCAAAAGGCTCGATTTGCAGCTATTGTAAATGGCGGAGCTTTAATGACAGGAAATGATGACAATTTTACCTTGGAATATTCGACCAATTCAAATGCGATTCACCCGTTTTATAACAACGGAACAGAGTTTAAGAATTATGCATCTTTATCAAAACTTACTGTTGATGCGCTAAAAATGTTTAATGACCGCAGATTATTTTATTTTGCCGATCCTGCTCAGGTTAAACTCGATGAAGGATTAAGTGAATCTGATTACGATGCGTATGTTGGAGGACTTAGTTCACTCCCGAATACAGAGCTTCAGCCAAAGGGCTTGGCGGGCGAATTCTCAAATGTAAACGTTCGTTATACCCTATATATGGACAACGATCCAATGTTGATTTTTACCTACTCGGAACAATGTTTTATTATTGCTGAAGCCATTGAAGAAGGCTGGCTTTCGGGCGATGCTAAGACATACTACGAAAAAGGAGTAAAAGCACAATTGGAGCACTATATGAATCTTCCACATACGGCAGAACATGTGCACGGTATGGCAATAGACGAGGACTACATTACTAACTATTTTACTGGCGAGGCAGCCTATAAAACAGGTGGAAGCAAGCAAGACCGTTTGGAGCAGATATGGATGCAGCGTTGGTTAATCGACTTTTTCCAAGGTAACGGAGGTAATTATCCGCAATTCCTACGAACTGGCCATCCTGAATATCCGCTTGATCCGGGTACAAGCTTAAATGCTGATAATAAGTCAGTATATCCTAAACGCTGGTACTATCCAACAAGCGAGCAGTCTACAAATGAGGAAAATTACCTTAAAGCAATTAATGACCAATTCGGAGGTAACGATGCAACCAACCAGGTACCTTGGTACTTGAAATAA
- a CDS encoding SusC/RagA family TonB-linked outer membrane protein, with product MKLTVFLLLVSVAGVFANKSYSQTKMLNLKLQQASVKEVLANIEEQSEFYFLYSENLIDAKRKVDVNIENKKIEDALNLIFEGTDVDYSIRDRIIVLTTPEVLSGELQVGQQQNHISGNVTDETGEPLVGVTVVEKGTTHGTVTDINGQYSINDLSSDAVLVFSFVGMETVEVTVRNQTEINVTLKSDAVGLDEVVVTALGIKREQKALGYSVQQVEGESLQKVTGLDVGTSLTGKVAGVLVQNSTEFGAEPQISIRGEGNPLIVIDGVAYANKRLNDIAAVDIESMSVLKGATASALYGFRGESGAILITTKNGSSGNLGVTVDVTSNTMFNAGFLAIPERQSVYGRGINGNYDKNQRSAWGPVMDGTIREQWDPIAMEYREYEHLPIGKDNFKNFLETGYITTNGVNVGFRTDKVALRSSLNWTKQKGVYPNSKLDKFTYSVGGDINLDRFKLSTNMSYSKRYSPNLSTNGFKSYDVMYSLLIYTGVDYNILDYKDNYWMIKDQKQNFTYQGSVNNPYFDRYEKTNESSRDIFNADLTSSYEITDWLKVTARSGIDFFIDRGTIRLAQGSYNSTGDTGVPGINYPWNGTRVGAYITGRTQGYSLNNDILLTGDRKFIDDRFVIDYLAGGTIYYSRNDNLSAQTTGGISIPGYYSLKASVNSARVGESTREQQANSVYGRVALSWDNFIFVEVTGRNDWVSMLANANIPKSDRSYFYPAVGTSFIVSELLPESTDDWLNLLKVRGSWTQAKTSPSPYAINRVFGINTGIWLDMNGATAPHSIYSDTYNPNDFATKEVGIQGILFNKRLTFDISYFNKRIYNQLVSAPRTPASGVSSVYLNSGEERARKGAEVVLGVTPVKKQDLQVDLTFNWGTYKEIYTKIDEVNTANNDRDWVAEGKRTDFMTIQDWEYQPGTGEIIWENGLPKRSNIYTFYGYRTPDWQWGSSANVRYKDFSLFMSFDGVVGGLMNTVTESYMWQNGMHPESVTETRALDVATGEPHYIGEGVKVVSGEATFDVSGNVLTDTREFAPNDVAVTYENAIKRLHGSSAWGGSARPADIYEKTFFKLREISLTYTVPKHILQNWKFVKGASVSFVGQNVLFWAKDFKYSDPDGGNENFADPSGRYLGGNLKFTF from the coding sequence ATGAAACTAACAGTCTTTTTGCTATTGGTTTCGGTAGCTGGAGTTTTTGCTAATAAAAGCTATTCGCAAACTAAAATGCTTAATTTAAAACTGCAACAAGCAAGTGTTAAAGAGGTTTTGGCTAACATTGAAGAACAAAGTGAGTTTTATTTTTTGTATAGCGAAAACTTGATCGATGCAAAACGAAAAGTTGATGTAAACATTGAAAACAAGAAAATTGAAGACGCTTTAAACTTAATTTTCGAGGGCACCGATGTTGATTATTCAATTCGTGACCGTATTATTGTGCTAACAACACCTGAAGTCTTATCAGGTGAATTGCAAGTAGGACAACAACAAAACCATATTTCAGGAAATGTTACAGACGAAACGGGAGAGCCTTTAGTAGGAGTAACCGTAGTTGAAAAGGGAACAACACACGGTACCGTTACGGATATAAATGGACAATATTCTATTAATGATCTAAGTTCTGATGCAGTTCTTGTATTCTCATTTGTAGGGATGGAAACCGTAGAGGTAACGGTTAGAAATCAAACTGAAATAAATGTGACTTTAAAATCAGATGCGGTGGGCTTAGACGAAGTTGTGGTTACCGCACTTGGTATAAAAAGGGAACAAAAGGCACTTGGATACTCGGTACAGCAGGTAGAAGGAGAAAGCCTGCAAAAAGTAACCGGATTGGATGTTGGGACATCACTTACCGGTAAGGTAGCAGGGGTATTGGTGCAAAACTCAACTGAATTTGGAGCTGAACCCCAAATCTCAATCAGGGGTGAAGGCAACCCGCTAATTGTAATCGACGGTGTGGCATATGCCAATAAAAGACTAAACGATATTGCCGCTGTCGATATCGAATCAATGTCGGTATTGAAGGGCGCAACAGCATCTGCACTTTATGGTTTCCGTGGAGAGAGTGGTGCTATTTTGATTACCACCAAAAATGGTAGTTCTGGTAACCTTGGAGTAACGGTCGATGTTACGTCTAATACCATGTTTAACGCCGGCTTTTTGGCAATTCCTGAAAGACAAAGTGTGTACGGTCGGGGAATAAACGGAAACTACGATAAGAATCAACGTTCTGCATGGGGGCCTGTTATGGATGGAACTATACGTGAGCAATGGGATCCTATAGCTATGGAATACAGAGAATATGAACATCTGCCAATTGGGAAAGATAATTTTAAAAATTTCCTTGAAACAGGATATATAACCACTAATGGTGTAAATGTTGGTTTTAGAACGGATAAAGTAGCACTACGTAGTTCGTTAAACTGGACAAAACAAAAAGGAGTTTATCCTAACTCCAAATTAGACAAATTTACCTATTCGGTTGGTGGGGACATTAATCTCGACAGGTTCAAATTGAGTACTAATATGTCATACTCAAAAAGGTACTCGCCAAACCTCAGTACAAACGGATTTAAGTCGTACGATGTTATGTACTCGCTTTTAATTTATACGGGTGTTGATTACAATATATTAGATTATAAGGATAACTACTGGATGATTAAAGATCAAAAACAAAACTTTACATACCAGGGATCAGTTAATAATCCTTATTTTGATCGTTATGAAAAAACAAATGAATCGTCGCGTGATATTTTTAATGCTGATTTGACATCCAGCTACGAGATTACCGACTGGTTAAAGGTTACAGCACGTTCTGGAATTGACTTTTTTATCGATAGGGGAACAATTCGTTTGGCACAAGGTTCTTATAATTCAACAGGTGATACAGGTGTTCCGGGGATTAATTATCCATGGAATGGTACAAGAGTGGGAGCTTACATTACTGGTAGAACTCAGGGATATAGTCTTAACAACGACATCTTGTTAACCGGTGACAGAAAATTTATAGATGACCGCTTTGTAATTGATTACCTGGCTGGTGGTACAATTTATTACAGTAGAAATGACAATCTGAGTGCTCAAACTACCGGAGGTATTTCTATTCCCGGATATTACTCACTTAAAGCATCAGTAAACTCAGCCCGTGTGGGGGAATCAACCAGAGAGCAACAGGCTAATTCTGTTTACGGGCGTGTGGCTTTATCATGGGATAACTTTATTTTTGTTGAAGTAACAGGAAGAAACGATTGGGTTTCGATGCTGGCAAATGCTAACATTCCTAAATCAGACCGCTCATACTTTTACCCTGCAGTAGGTACAAGTTTCATTGTTTCTGAATTGCTGCCAGAATCAACAGACGATTGGTTGAACCTTTTAAAAGTAAGAGGATCATGGACACAGGCAAAAACATCACCATCGCCTTATGCAATTAATCGTGTATTTGGTATAAATACTGGTATATGGTTGGATATGAATGGCGCAACTGCACCACATTCAATTTATAGTGATACTTATAATCCAAATGACTTTGCAACCAAGGAGGTTGGTATTCAAGGTATTCTTTTTAATAAGCGCTTAACTTTTGATATATCCTATTTTAACAAGCGAATTTATAACCAGTTAGTGTCTGCACCACGTACACCTGCTTCGGGCGTTAGTAGTGTTTATCTAAATTCTGGAGAAGAAAGAGCACGTAAAGGTGCTGAAGTTGTATTGGGTGTAACACCAGTTAAAAAGCAAGATTTGCAGGTAGATCTTACATTTAATTGGGGAACTTATAAAGAAATCTATACAAAAATAGACGAAGTAAATACTGCAAATAATGATAGAGACTGGGTAGCCGAGGGAAAACGTACCGATTTTATGACGATTCAAGATTGGGAATACCAACCAGGAACAGGAGAAATAATTTGGGAAAACGGCTTGCCAAAGCGTAGTAATATATACACATTTTATGGTTACAGAACGCCAGACTGGCAATGGGGGTCAAGTGCGAATGTAAGATATAAAGATTTTAGCTTGTTTATGTCGTTTGATGGTGTTGTGGGTGGCTTAATGAATACTGTTACAGAAAGTTATATGTGGCAGAATGGTATGCACCCAGAATCAGTTACTGAAACAAGAGCATTGGATGTTGCAACTGGTGAACCTCATTATATTGGAGAAGGTGTAAAGGTAGTTTCCGGCGAAGCTACATTTGATGTAAGTGGAAATGTGCTTACTGACACGCGAGAATTTGCACCAAATGATGTAGCTGTTACCTACGAAAACGCAATAAAAAGGTTGCATGGTAGCAGTGCCTGGGGAGGTTCTGCACGACCAGCAGACATTTATGAAAAAACTTTCTTTAAACTACGTGAGATATCATTAACCTATACAGTTCCAAAACATATTCTTCAGAATTGGAAGTTTGTAAAAGGCGCTTCTGTAAGTTTTGTTGGACAGAATGTGTTGTTCTGGGCTAAGGATTTTAAATACTCCGATCCTGATGGCGGAAATGAAAACTTTGCCGATCCTTCGGGCAGATATCTGGGTGGTAACTTAAAATTTACATTCTAA
- a CDS encoding FecR domain-containing protein, translating into MTRELLEKYLNNSCTSDEVDVVINWMKQQSFLSESEQLGQDNWQQFKNEYSNVSDEKLDILLDKIHHKINIEEPRTIRLKNTKLFSWVSKIAAIFFIPILAFLFYTMTENGRLSNQLTAVAVDSLEVIAPVGSRTVVELSDGSVVHLNYGSQIKYPQNFLGETRSVTLIGEGYFEVAHNPDKPFVVKTNDMNIKALGTSFNVLAYSDADRVETTLVNGKVVLEQEKSDGSIKRFGTMIPGQHVAYHKVTGTISSSKGSVDKYIAWTDGKLVFENEPIQNIAQRLSRMFNVEIKVDKKVEQYKYTVTFIDEPLFQILELLSVATPIRYKALPRERKSDGTFSKQIILIEGKE; encoded by the coding sequence ATGACAAGAGAACTGCTAGAAAAATATTTAAATAATTCATGTACCTCGGATGAAGTGGATGTAGTAATTAACTGGATGAAACAACAATCCTTCTTAAGTGAAAGCGAACAGCTTGGACAGGATAACTGGCAGCAATTTAAGAATGAATATAGTAATGTCTCAGACGAAAAACTGGATATTCTTCTTGATAAAATTCATCATAAAATAAATATTGAAGAGCCCCGAACAATTAGGTTAAAAAATACTAAGTTATTTAGCTGGGTATCGAAAATAGCCGCTATCTTTTTCATTCCTATTCTAGCCTTTCTTTTTTATACAATGACTGAGAATGGTAGGTTGTCAAATCAATTAACAGCAGTAGCTGTTGATTCCTTGGAAGTTATTGCTCCAGTTGGTTCGAGAACGGTTGTTGAATTGTCGGATGGTTCAGTGGTTCATCTTAATTATGGAAGCCAAATTAAATATCCTCAGAATTTTTTGGGAGAGACCCGCAGCGTAACTTTAATCGGCGAAGGATATTTTGAAGTAGCTCATAATCCTGATAAACCTTTTGTGGTGAAAACCAATGATATGAATATAAAGGCACTGGGTACTTCTTTTAATGTTCTGGCATATTCTGATGCTGATAGGGTGGAGACTACATTAGTTAATGGGAAAGTAGTTTTAGAACAGGAAAAATCTGATGGTAGCATAAAAAGGTTTGGGACAATGATTCCGGGGCAGCACGTGGCGTACCATAAAGTAACCGGTACTATCTCCAGTTCGAAAGGAAGTGTTGACAAATACATTGCGTGGACAGATGGTAAACTAGTTTTCGAGAATGAACCCATTCAAAATATCGCACAACGTTTAAGTCGTATGTTTAATGTAGAAATTAAAGTTGATAAAAAAGTAGAACAATACAAATATACTGTAACCTTTATTGATGAACCATTGTTTCAAATACTTGAATTATTATCGGTTGCAACACCAATAAGATATAAAGCATTGCCACGTGAAAGAAAATCAGACGGAACATTTTCAAAACAAATAATACTCATTGAGGGGAAGGAATAA
- a CDS encoding RNA polymerase sigma-70 factor encodes MNIEDSNTELIKLLKKGDMKAFDIIYKKYSRRLYGFVFRYVKQDLDTEEIVQEVFIKIWKSRDNINVYSSFESFLFTIAHNATVNLLKKRVTEQKYVEYIKSLQYIDDSYELTDEIHYKELEAKYHGLLDELSPRQKEIFQLSRLEGLSHKEIAEKLGISTNTVKNHLVAALSYLKSKLDNGLLISSLFVSLFI; translated from the coding sequence TTGAATATTGAAGATTCAAATACTGAACTTATAAAACTCCTAAAAAAAGGTGATATGAAAGCATTTGATATCATCTATAAGAAATATTCCAGGAGATTATATGGATTTGTTTTTCGCTATGTTAAGCAGGATTTAGATACTGAAGAAATTGTACAGGAAGTTTTTATAAAAATATGGAAGAGCCGCGATAACATTAACGTTTACTCTTCATTTGAATCTTTTTTGTTCACCATTGCTCACAATGCAACAGTAAATTTACTTAAAAAGAGAGTAACCGAACAAAAATATGTGGAATATATAAAGTCTCTTCAATATATTGATGATTCATACGAGCTTACTGATGAAATTCATTACAAAGAATTGGAAGCTAAATATCATGGCTTATTAGATGAATTATCGCCCCGGCAAAAAGAAATCTTCCAACTAAGTCGTTTAGAGGGGTTAAGCCATAAAGAAATAGCCGAAAAATTAGGTATTTCAACAAATACCGTTAAAAATCACTTGGTTGCTGCACTTTCATACTTAAAAAGCAAACTAGATAATGGACTGTTAATTAGTTCATTATTTGTTAGTTTATTTATTTAA
- a CDS encoding Gfo/Idh/MocA family oxidoreductase, with protein MNRKLRMGMVGGGSDAFIGAIHRHAAFMDGQIELVCGCFSVNPEISLSSGKSYFLPESRIYKTYQEMFEKEAKLPEDERMDFVTIVTPNFLHFDPAMMALDYGFNIVIDKPITFTLDEAIQLKSKLEETGLLLALTHTYSGYPAVKQAKQMIAEGQLGKIRKVFVEYSQGWLSEKVEAQGNAQASWRTDPKRSGKAGAMGDIGTHAHQLAEYITGLKTTELCAELNVLVPGRQLDDDGAVLLRFENEVSGVLMATQIATGEENALRIRVYGDKGGLEWAQMETNSLILKWLKKPMEIYRTGTSSTNSYAMSNIRISGGHPEGYLEAFANIYRNFSYHLRATMNEEQPKPEWLDYPGIEDGIRGMQFIDTVVKSGYNNDVKWVAFE; from the coding sequence ATGAACAGAAAATTACGTATGGGAATGGTAGGCGGAGGAAGCGATGCCTTTATTGGCGCGATTCACCGTCATGCAGCGTTTATGGATGGACAGATTGAACTGGTATGTGGCTGTTTCAGCGTAAATCCGGAAATATCACTCTCGTCAGGGAAATCTTACTTTTTGCCTGAATCAAGAATATACAAAACTTACCAGGAGATGTTTGAAAAGGAGGCAAAGCTTCCTGAAGATGAACGAATGGATTTTGTAACCATTGTTACGCCTAATTTTCTGCATTTCGATCCGGCAATGATGGCGCTGGATTACGGTTTTAATATCGTTATCGATAAGCCGATTACATTCACCCTTGATGAAGCCATTCAGCTAAAATCGAAACTGGAGGAAACCGGATTATTACTTGCGCTCACGCACACTTATTCAGGATATCCGGCAGTTAAACAGGCCAAACAGATGATTGCTGAAGGACAACTGGGAAAAATCAGAAAAGTATTTGTCGAATATTCGCAGGGCTGGTTATCTGAAAAGGTGGAAGCTCAGGGAAATGCGCAGGCTTCGTGGAGAACGGATCCCAAACGATCGGGAAAAGCCGGAGCGATGGGCGATATCGGAACTCACGCACATCAGTTGGCAGAATATATAACCGGCTTAAAAACGACGGAACTTTGTGCAGAACTGAATGTACTTGTTCCGGGCCGGCAGTTAGATGACGACGGAGCGGTTTTGTTGCGTTTCGAGAATGAAGTAAGTGGTGTTTTAATGGCCACACAAATTGCTACCGGCGAGGAAAATGCACTTAGAATAAGAGTGTATGGCGATAAAGGAGGTTTGGAATGGGCACAAATGGAAACAAATTCACTCATTCTAAAATGGTTAAAAAAACCTATGGAAATCTATCGTACAGGAACTAGTTCTACCAATTCGTATGCTATGTCTAACATTCGTATTTCGGGTGGGCATCCGGAAGGCTATTTAGAGGCGTTTGCCAATATCTATCGCAACTTCTCCTATCATTTACGTGCGACAATGAATGAAGAGCAACCGAAACCGGAATGGCTTGATTACCCGGGAATTGAAGATGGCATAAGAGGCATGCAATTTATTGACACCGTGGTTAAATCGGGGTATAACAACGATGTTAAGTGGGTAGCTTTTGAGTAG